Proteins encoded within one genomic window of Ranitomeya variabilis isolate aRanVar5 chromosome 4, aRanVar5.hap1, whole genome shotgun sequence:
- the LOC143767865 gene encoding uncharacterized protein LOC143767865 codes for MPPRVDTERLITLVEQHPQLWDTRCEGYHDRLAIERAWFAVAAQLYPRRGWSTYSPAKQAKFVDLVKRRWRSARDQFRREFNPLPSTAGATKKRKYVFSRNLSFLRPIMELNQTDDNLEDSDESPTATSMPGTSASETEAPADPTPTTQPDDQVSDAAETSTDGGPGSTQTAAPSTSQTAAPSTSQTAAPSTSQTTAPSTSQTASQSNSQTAPAPQAASTANLPMYLTHSLRDRRSRRQEQPRMLPELIDARVLSILNSMTPETAVDRFCRSLSPCLGKVPDGRQERVRAAILTLIDASQGEQEPNQVLGPIEQWRAAQHQIQMPSATNITNDQNVGTQQTQERPAPSSMLPPPAVRPRYPQRTAPVWFPPAHSYTHDSGQRSDPTSVPHSRASSQQYGQMAPMQFGNSVSSMKPWEIRSQSCVFG; via the exons ATGCCTCCTCGGGTGGACACAGAGCGACTAATAACTTTGGTGGAGCAACATCCTCAACTGTGGGACACACGCTGTGAAGGATATCATGACAGGCTGGCCATTGAACGGGCTTGGTTTGCTGTAGCTGCGCAGCTGTACCCCAGACGTGGTTGGTCCACATATTCACCCGCCAAGCAGGCAAAGTTTG TTGATTTGGTGAAACGGCGATGGCGCTCAGCCAGGGACCAATTTCGGCGGGAATTTAATCCTCTACCCTCCACAGCAGGTGCCACAAAAAAGAGGAAATATGTTTTCTCCCGCAACTTATCCTTTCTTCGCCCAATCATGGAGCTAAATCA GACTGATGACAACCTTGAGGACTCGGATGAATCGCCAACAGCCACATCAATGCCAGGAACCTCGGCATCGGAGACCGAAGCCCCAGCAGACCCGACACCCACAACACAGCCTGATGATCAGGTGTCTGATGCTGCTGAAACCTCCACTGATGGTGGTCCTGGAAGCACACAAACAGCAGCTCCAAGCACTTCACAAACAGCAGCTCCAAGCACTTCACAAACAGCAGCCCCAAGCACTTCTCAAACAAcagccccaagcacttcacaaacagCATCCCAAAGCAATTCTcaaacagccccagcaccacagGCAGCATCAACAGCAAACCTACCTATGTATCTAACACACAGTCTCCGAGATAGGCGAAGTAGGCGACAGGAACAGCCACGTATGCTGCCCGAGCTCATTGATGCTAGAGTTTTATCCATACTCAATTCCATGACACCAGAAACGGCTGTAGATAGGTTTTGTCGCTCACTGTCTCCTTGCCTTGGCAAAGTTCCTGATGGACGGCAGGAACGAGTACGTGCTGCAATCTTGACCCTCATTGATGCTAGCCAAGGAGAGCAGGAACCCAACCAGGTGCTAGGGCCCATTGAACAATGGCGAGCTGCCCAACATCAAATACAGATGCCATCTGCTACCAATATAACAAATGACCAAAATGTAGGTACACAACAAACACAGGAAAGGCCTGCACCCTCGTCCATGCTTCCACCTCCTGCTGTAAGACCTCGTTATCCCCAAAGGACTGCTCCAGTTTGGTTTCCTCCTGCCCATAGCTACACCCATGATTCTGGACAAaggtccgatcctacctctgtgccccattcacgtgccagtagccagcaatacggacaaat GGCACCAATGCAGTTTGGAAACTCTGTGTCTTCCATGAAACCCTGGGAAATCCGAAGCCAGTCTTGTGTGTTTGGCTGA